A window from Cryptomeria japonica chromosome 1, Sugi_1.0, whole genome shotgun sequence encodes these proteins:
- the LOC131068203 gene encoding uncharacterized protein LOC131068203, which produces MDPISEGHADKEGFTLVKPRNKGKGKKRTWMDRQNDDTFNKFDVLEDLVQEEGILVELSSGVKVQGGMQDGDFNVVTSLEEKSGGLVRLDLASNLLRDNIGFLNLIDVKPTNGVFTWNNRRSGVEAISKRLDRFLDLMAVWWHEGMLAHGRAMYTFGKRLQHVKYRLKRWNKQCLGNLHAQKFAAQSQLDTITRQIQDQGMFPDLSKVGSLALKELEEWELCEDVFWKQKSHVDWLQEGDRNTSFFHNFVKARRYGNFITSLVSSGGSHFSSREDIAREAVRTF; this is translated from the exons ATGGATCCTATCTCGGAGGGACATGCAGACAAGGAGGGATTTACTCTTGTTAAGCCTCGtaataagggtaaaggaaagaagagaacTTGGATGGACAGACAAAATGATGATACTTTTAACAAGTTTGATGTTCTAGAGGacttggtccaagaggaaggaatCCTAGTTGAGCTTTCTTCTGGGGTTAAGGTTCAAGGAGGGATGCAGGATG GGGATTTTAATGTTGTTACTAGTTTGGAGGAGAAAAGTGGGGGGTTAGTCAGGTTGGACCTTGCTTCAAATTTGCTCAGAGATAATATTGGCTTCCTAAacctcattgatgtgaagccaactAATGGTGTCTTTACTTGGAATAACAGAAGAAGTGGTGTTGAGGCTATTTCaaaaaggcttgatagatttttg GATCTTATGGCAGTTTGGTGGCATGAAGGAATGCTTGCTCATGGCAGGGCCATGTATACTTTTGGGAAAAGGCTACAACATGTGAAATACAGGCtcaagaggtggaataaacaatgtttggGAAACTTGCATGCTCAGAAGTTTGCAGCTCAGTCTCAATTGGATACTATTACTCGTCAGATTCAAGATCAAGGGATGTTTCCTGATCTTAGTAAAGTTGGGTCCTTAGCCCTTAAGGagttagaagagtgggagttgtgTGAGGATGTTTTTTGGAAGCAAAAGTCTCATGTTGACTGGCTTCAGGAGGGAGATAGAAACACGAGTTTTTTTCATAACTTTGTTAAGGCTCGACGGTATGGTAACTTTATTACTTCTCTTGTCTCTTCAGGAGGGTCTCATTTCTCTTCTAGGGAAGATATTGCTAGGGAAGCTGTCAGGACTTTTTGA